The following proteins are encoded in a genomic region of Pungitius pungitius chromosome 17, fPunPun2.1, whole genome shotgun sequence:
- the tmem268 gene encoding transmembrane protein 268 yields MMEDKSGVCHVMEENRVDVQIRRTKTEQQQANNNVPKWSNGQCVVAMPSCSVLRPSFDLSLCRAQLETDGFQIPVMDMEAPLKTALDVPSVRRYLVFNSALFHFAMAPVLYVVVWCGVFTTLHLYISVSDYWVLCLSVSLVSIFLTIAIIFVLQYSNKEINMNIDVRLIQVNERLVKHKLLVAVADWVQSCTGNMQLYFVFWDMSCCLRALTETLEEQSFVEDDTQDKLKRKLSHLVLVTEDAAVDPEVGGSDEEQDSSEQRPLLRHEDTECSTSANRPEGGANVTNNYSLVPDASLPAQAKAYQLLVTYSATYVRLLLSERLPRPSHYPQRNHCSTDHLCLCQYIRKKILR; encoded by the exons ATGATGGAGGATAAGAGTGGGGTTTGTCATGTGATGGAGGAGAATCGGGTGGATGTGCAGATCAGACGAACCAAAACTGAGCAACAGCAGGCCAACAACAACGTCCCCAAATGGTCAAATG GTCAGTGTGTTGTGGCGATGCCGAGCTGTTCGGTTCTGAGGCCGAGCTTTGATCTGTCGCTGTGCCGGGCCCAACTGGAGACCGATGGCTTTCAG ATTCCCGTCATGGACATGGAGGCTCCACTGAAGACCGCTCTGGACGTTCCCTCAGTCAGAAGATACCTGGTTTTCAACTCTGCTCTCTTCCATTTTGCGATGGCACCG GTGCTGTATGTAGTTGTGTGGTGCGGCGTGTTCACCACACTCCACCTCTATATCTCTGTCAGTGACTACTGggtcctctgcctctctgtcaGCCTCGTCTCCATCTTCCTCACCATTGCCATCATCTTCGTCCTCCAATACAGTAACAAGGAA ATCAACATGAACATCGATGTTCGGTTAATCCAGGTCAACGAGAGGTTGGTGAAACACAAGCTGCTGGTGGCCGTGGCCGACTGGGTGCAGTCCTGCACCGGAAACATGCAG ttgtactttgtgttttggGACATGTCCTGCTGTCTGAGGGCCCTGACTGAAACTTTAGAGGAGCAAAGTTTTGTGGAGGACGACACCCAG GACAAACTGAAGAGGAAACTGTCGCATCTCGTTCTTGTGACCGAGGATGCAGCTGTTGACCCAGAGGTCGGAGGGTCAGATGAGGAACAGGACTCTAGTGAACAGAGGCCTCTGCTGAGACACGAGGACACTGAGTGCAGTACCTCAGCTAACAGGCCCGAGGGGGGCGCCAACGTCACCAACAACTACAGCCTCGTCCCCGACGCGTCCTTACCTGCTCAG GCTAAAGCCTACCAGCTTCTGGTGACCTACAGTGCCACTTatgtgaggctgctgctgtctgAGAGGCTGCCAAGACCCTCACACTACCCACAGAGGAATCACTGCTCCACCGACCATCTCTGCCTCTGCCAGTACATCAGAAAGAAGATCCTCCGATGA
- the prrt1 gene encoding proline-rich transmembrane protein 1 → MSSEKHGLDDSGRQTMQPPPYLSGPQDPNAPQHPNMQPAPGNQPNYPPPPPPPGSDGYLQETQFHCGPLNPQGAPQGYAVQTQGPGGAMSHAPVGYLHPGYPLQLQPCTAYVPVYPMASGQPYLPAGGGIPPGQIHPMQMPPSITLMDRRPPHDYLPIAVLTTVCCFWPTGIIAIIKAVQVRTAIARGDMVTAEIASREARNFSFISLAVGIASIVLCTILTVVVIIASQHHDDDWDP, encoded by the exons GTCTCGATGACTCCGGCCGTCAGACCATGCAGCCTCCTCCGTACCTCTCCGGACCGCAAGACCCAAACGCGCCCCAACACCCCAACATGCAGCCAGCACCGGGCAACCAGCCCAACtaccctcccccgccccctcccccgggcTCAGACGGATACCTCCAAGAAACACAGTTCCACTGCGGCCCCCTGAATCCTCAGGGGGCCCCGCAGGGCTACGCGGTCCAGACCCAGGGCCCGGGGGGGGCCATGTCCCACGCCCCTGTGGGATACCTTCACCCGGGCTACCCGCTTCAGCTTCAGCCCTGCACAGCCTACGTACCCGTCTACCCCATGGCGTCG GGACAACCATACCTGCCGGCCGGGGGAGGGATCCCACCGGGCCAGATTCACCCCATGCAAATGCCACCGAGCATCACCTTAATGGACCGTCGGCCGCCACACGACTACCTGCCCATCGCCGTGCTCACCACCGTCTGCTGCTTCTGGCCAACAGGCATCATTGCGATCATCAAAGCAGTGCAG GTGCGCACGGCGATAGCCAGAGGGGACATGGTGACGGCGGAGATAGCCTCCCGCGAGGCACGCAACTTCTCCTTCATCAGCCTGGCAGTCGGCATTGCCTCCATTGTGCTGTGCACCATCCTCACCGTGGTGGTCATCATCGCCTCGCAGCACCACGACGACGACTGGGATCCGTAA
- the neu1 gene encoding sialidase-1, protein METGSALAALWLLLCLLSTCASSFSPKQTDPLLYEEQLLWVSGVQGQVDTYRIPLLTFTQNGSLLAFAEARKSSSRDRGAKFIAMRRSTDKGATWSPTSFIVNDGAKLDGLNLGSVVVDEELGSVIVVYVLCFNHYNCYPSSTMMIESWDDGLSWSPPRNLSVQLGVKSFSPGPGFGIQKRYNPAKGRLVVCGHGTLEGNGVFCILSDDHGRNWYNGAALKSIPYNQKKRALDFSPDECQPVELTDGSIIINVRNQNSYHCRCRIVVRSFDGGLTLPVDNLFFDYELVDPAVAAGALLKDGVLYFTNPSNENKRVNLTLRWSLTDGKSWEKKAVQLWAGPSGYSSITSLDSGSADDRKYIFVIYEKGHVDYDETISLAKIHLYGGR, encoded by the exons ATGGAGACCGGAAGCGCCCTCGCGGCTCTGTGGCTGCTGCTCTGCCTGCTGTCAACCTGCGCGTCTTCCTTCAGCCCCAAACAG ACCGACCCTCTGCTCTATGAGGAGCAGCTGCTGTGGGTGAGCGGAGTCCAGGGCCAGGTGGACACCTACAGGATCCCCCTGCTCACCTTCACCCAAAACGGAAGCCTGCTGGCTTTCGCAGAGGCCAGGAAGTCGTCGTCACGTGACAGAGGAGCAAAGTTCATCGCAATGCGGCGCTCTACGGACAAAG GGGCCACCTGGTCCCCGACCTCCTTCATAGTGAATGATGGAGCGAAGCTGGATGGCCTGAACCTGGGCTCTGTGGTGGTGGACGAGGAATTGGGATCTGTGATTGTGGTTTACGTCCTTTGCTTCAACCACTATAACTGCTACCCGTCCAGCACCATGATGATAGAGAGTTGGGACGATGGCCTCAGCTGGAGTCCGCCCAGGAACCTGTCGGTCCAGCTCGGCGTGAAGAGCTTTTCTCCCGGGCCGGGCTTCGGCATCCAG AAGCGCTATAACCCAGCTAAGGGGAGGTTGGTGGTGTGTGGTCACGGGACATTGGAGGGAAATGGAGTTTTCTGCATCCTGAGTGACGACCACGGACGTAACTGGTACAACGGCGCCGCGCTGAAAAGCATCCCTTACAACCAGAAGAAGAGGGCTCTAGACTTCAGCCCCGACGAGTGCCAG CCGGTGGAGCTGACGGAcggcagcatcatcatcaacgTGCGGAACCAGAACAGCTACCACTGCAGGTGTCGCATTGTGGTACGCAGCTTTGATGGCGGGTTGACCCTGCCGGTAGACAATCTGTTCTTTGACTACGAGCTTGTGGATCCTGCCGTAGCAGCCGGAGCCCTCCTGAAAGATGGAGTGCTCTACTTCACCAACCCCTCCAATGAGAACAAAA GGGTTAACCTGACCTTACGCTGGTCGCTGACCGATGGAAAGTCTTGGGAGAAGAAAGCCGTGCAGCTTTGGGCGGGTCCCAGCGGCTACTCCAGCATCACGTCACTGGACAGCGGCTCTGCAGACGACCGGAAGTACATCTTTGTCATCTACGAGAAGGGCCACGTCGACTATGACGAGACCATCTCGTTGGCCAAGATCCACTTGTATGGTGGCCGGTAG